In Pseudobythopirellula maris, a single window of DNA contains:
- a CDS encoding DUF1559 family PulG-like putative transporter, which translates to MRFRIPTLLWTTALIAASLAAFGTVGVLVAAFVVAYWTYHSRRAWRSRMRASLAPLVQIPILLLLIILFVSPLGNVKLTVQRSVSRNHCKQIALALLLFNEDHGELPPAYFLDASGNPAHSWRVLILPYLDEQALYDAYDFDEPWDGPNNIKLLQSMPRVYGDPNFAGDKALDTHTAFLAITGEGAAFPGQQPMKYSDIVDGPANTALFIEARGHAVPWTQPQDLDLEQAAKILSDPRARRESASNVGYFSRSYWLGEGIVCFADGHQARTGALTHEKARALLTVAGDEEADDNPRGSYSNWWVSQRHWRNILSFGLFTLIALLPLGSIVFPPPDGVKVGDDSSSQN; encoded by the coding sequence ATGCGCTTCCGCATCCCAACGCTGCTATGGACGACGGCGCTGATCGCGGCGTCGCTAGCCGCTTTTGGAACCGTCGGCGTTCTCGTGGCGGCGTTTGTCGTGGCCTACTGGACTTACCACAGCAGGCGAGCTTGGCGCAGCCGGATGAGGGCTTCCCTCGCCCCGCTTGTACAGATCCCGATTCTCCTGCTCCTGATAATTCTTTTCGTGTCGCCTTTGGGCAACGTCAAGTTGACGGTGCAAAGAAGCGTTTCTAGAAATCACTGCAAACAGATCGCACTCGCCTTGCTCCTCTTCAATGAAGACCATGGGGAGTTGCCACCCGCTTATTTTCTGGACGCCTCTGGCAATCCGGCCCACAGCTGGAGGGTGCTCATCCTGCCGTACCTCGATGAGCAAGCGCTTTACGACGCTTACGATTTCGACGAGCCGTGGGACGGGCCGAACAACATCAAGTTGCTGCAAAGCATGCCAAGGGTATACGGTGACCCAAACTTTGCAGGTGACAAGGCGTTGGATACACACACGGCGTTTCTGGCGATCACCGGCGAAGGCGCGGCGTTTCCCGGCCAGCAGCCCATGAAATACTCGGACATCGTGGACGGGCCGGCCAACACGGCGCTCTTCATCGAAGCCCGCGGCCACGCCGTGCCGTGGACTCAGCCCCAGGACTTAGACTTGGAGCAAGCGGCGAAAATCCTCTCGGACCCTCGTGCTCGGAGAGAGTCCGCCAGCAACGTGGGGTACTTCTCGAGATCCTATTGGCTGGGCGAGGGAATCGTCTGCTTTGCCGATGGCCATCAAGCGAGGACGGGCGCTCTGACTCACGAGAAGGCGAGAGCGTTGCTCACCGTCGCCGGCGACGAGGAGGCGGACGACAATCCCCGTGGCTCCTATTCCAACTGGTGGGTGTCACAGCGCCACTGGCGCAACATCCTTTCCTTCGGTCTGTTCACGCTGATCGCGTTGCTCCCGCTCGGCTCGATTGTGTTCCCCCCACCCGATGGGGTGAAGGTGGGCGACGATTCTTCGTCGCAAAATTGA
- a CDS encoding class I SAM-dependent methyltransferase encodes MGRRLLTLLFCHETSAARMTDWDDYELIDFGANPRGEGRRLERFGSVVVDRPCPAASGTKKAAPDAWGDAVARYDGARAADGKWTPKGAAWAEGQACRVPVGGGFALGVTPTPAGQVGMFPEQFENWRWIANRVARAGKPLRVLNLFAYTGGSTLAAASAAAAEAKHPVEVTHVDASKPSVAIARRNAELNGLADAPIRWIVEDALKYARREARRGNGYDAVILDPPSYGHGPKGEEWRVERDLPELLGLCGELCGRAPAFLLATCHSPGVGPAELSAYLADGVFGSCSQPAASGALWLKSRDGRKLESGVVARWPG; translated from the coding sequence ATGGGTCGTCGGCTGCTGACACTGTTATTTTGCCACGAGACCTCCGCCGCGCGCATGACCGATTGGGACGACTACGAGCTGATCGACTTCGGCGCGAATCCGCGCGGCGAGGGTCGGCGATTGGAACGCTTCGGGTCGGTCGTGGTCGACCGGCCGTGTCCCGCGGCGAGCGGGACCAAGAAAGCGGCGCCCGACGCGTGGGGCGACGCCGTGGCGCGTTACGACGGCGCCCGTGCGGCCGACGGCAAGTGGACGCCCAAGGGCGCCGCTTGGGCCGAGGGCCAGGCGTGCCGCGTGCCGGTGGGCGGCGGCTTTGCGCTCGGCGTCACGCCCACGCCGGCGGGCCAAGTGGGGATGTTCCCCGAGCAGTTTGAGAACTGGCGCTGGATCGCCAATCGGGTGGCACGGGCGGGCAAGCCGCTGCGGGTGCTCAACCTGTTCGCCTACACCGGCGGCAGCACACTCGCCGCCGCGTCGGCTGCGGCGGCTGAGGCAAAGCATCCTGTGGAGGTGACGCACGTCGACGCGTCGAAGCCGTCGGTCGCCATCGCTAGGCGGAACGCCGAGCTGAACGGCTTGGCCGACGCGCCGATCCGCTGGATCGTCGAAGACGCCCTGAAGTACGCCCGCCGCGAGGCGCGGCGCGGCAACGGCTACGACGCGGTCATCCTCGACCCGCCCTCTTACGGCCACGGCCCCAAGGGCGAGGAGTGGCGCGTCGAACGCGACCTGCCGGAGCTCTTGGGCCTGTGCGGCGAGCTGTGCGGGCGGGCGCCGGCGTTCCTGCTGGCGACCTGCCACTCGCCGGGCGTGGGGCCGGCCGAGCTGTCGGCGTACCTGGCCGACGGCGTGTTCGGCTCGTGCAGCCAACCGGCGGCGAGCGGCGCCCTGTGGCTCAAGTCGCGCGACGGCCGCAAGCTCGAAAGCGGCGTCGTGGCGCGCTGGCCGGGGTGA
- the rpsI gene encoding 30S ribosomal protein S9 — protein sequence MPTSEKVIDALGTGRRKTSIARVRIRPGTGQLTINKKTLDDYFTVPQDRNAVVAPLKHCEISDKVDVVIRTHGGGPTGQAGACMLGIARALVKYDSDLHDKLREEEFLTRDSRMKERKKPGLHGARRGTQFSKR from the coding sequence ATGCCCACCAGCGAAAAAGTGATCGACGCCCTCGGCACCGGCCGCCGCAAGACGAGCATCGCCCGCGTGCGGATCCGTCCCGGCACCGGCCAGCTCACGATCAACAAGAAGACGCTCGACGATTACTTCACCGTGCCGCAAGACCGCAACGCGGTCGTCGCGCCGCTGAAGCATTGCGAGATCAGCGACAAGGTCGACGTGGTCATCCGCACCCACGGCGGCGGCCCGACCGGTCAGGCCGGCGCCTGCATGCTCGGCATCGCCCGCGCTCTGGTCAAGTACGACAGCGACCTGCACGACAAGCTCCGTGAGGAAGAGTTCCTCACCCGCGACTCGCGCATGAAGGAACGCAAGAAGCCCGGTCTGCACGGCGCCCGTCGCGGCACCCAGTTCAGCAAGCGGTAA
- the rplM gene encoding 50S ribosomal protein L13, whose product MSKAAVAQKTYMAKQAEVDPQWLLVDATDKIVGRLASEIAVRLMGKHRPTYTPHVDTGDFVVVVNCEKVRFTGKKWDQKTYAWYTGYPRQRTISAENRLERRPELILREAVRRMLPKNKLATKMLDKLKLCVGPEHPHGAQQPVAIDLAPAKKQ is encoded by the coding sequence ATGAGCAAAGCAGCCGTCGCCCAAAAGACCTACATGGCCAAGCAGGCCGAGGTTGATCCGCAGTGGCTCCTGGTGGACGCGACCGACAAGATCGTCGGCCGACTCGCCAGCGAGATCGCCGTGCGGCTGATGGGCAAGCACCGCCCGACCTACACGCCGCACGTCGACACCGGCGACTTTGTCGTCGTTGTGAACTGCGAGAAGGTCCGCTTCACCGGCAAAAAGTGGGACCAGAAGACCTACGCCTGGTACACGGGTTACCCCCGCCAGCGCACCATCTCGGCCGAGAACCGGCTCGAGCGGCGTCCGGAGCTGATCCTCCGCGAGGCGGTCCGTCGCATGCTCCCGAAGAACAAGCTCGCCACGAAGATGCTCGACAAGCTCAAGCTCTGCGTCGGCCCGGAGCACCCGCACGGCGCCCAGCAGCCCGTGGCGATCGACCTGGCGCCCGCCAAGAAGCAGTAA
- the ald gene encoding alanine dehydrogenase translates to MIIGVPKEVKPDEYRVAMLPVGVEELTRRGHAVVLERGAGVGSGLPDEAYEAVGAKLVDGPEQVFGEADLIVKVKEPQPEEWPLIRPGQTLFTYFHFAACRNLTEAMLERRATSLAYETLSDGSGRLPLLTPMSEVAGRMSVQEGAKYLEKPQMGRGILLGGVPGVAPAYITVLGGGVVGANAARIAAGFGASVSILDINMDRLRYLDDVMPANVTVLFSDRHTIRRQLERADLVIGAVLIPGAKAPMLVEEEDLKRMQPGSVICDVAIDQGGCIATSRPTSHAEPTYIVDDVVHYCVTNMPGAVGRTSTFALCNVTLPWVIQLAQRGVEESMRDLKPIAEAANTHDGAVTNRAVAETFGLEYDGRFEG, encoded by the coding sequence ATGATTATTGGCGTTCCCAAAGAGGTGAAACCTGACGAATACCGTGTCGCCATGCTGCCCGTGGGCGTCGAGGAGCTCACGCGCCGCGGCCACGCGGTGGTGCTGGAGCGGGGCGCCGGCGTCGGTTCGGGCCTGCCGGACGAGGCTTACGAGGCCGTGGGGGCCAAGCTCGTCGACGGCCCCGAGCAGGTGTTCGGCGAGGCCGACCTGATCGTCAAAGTCAAAGAGCCCCAGCCCGAAGAGTGGCCGCTGATCCGCCCCGGGCAGACGCTCTTCACCTACTTCCACTTTGCGGCTTGCCGCAACCTGACCGAGGCGATGCTCGAACGACGGGCGACCTCGCTCGCTTACGAGACGCTGTCGGACGGCTCGGGCCGGCTGCCGCTGCTCACGCCGATGAGCGAAGTCGCCGGCCGCATGAGCGTGCAGGAAGGCGCCAAGTACCTGGAGAAGCCGCAGATGGGCCGCGGCATCCTCTTGGGCGGCGTGCCGGGCGTGGCGCCGGCTTACATCACGGTGCTGGGGGGCGGCGTGGTGGGAGCGAACGCCGCGCGCATCGCCGCCGGCTTCGGGGCCAGCGTGTCGATCCTCGACATCAACATGGACCGCCTGCGGTACCTCGACGACGTGATGCCGGCCAACGTGACCGTGTTGTTCAGCGACCGCCACACGATCCGTCGCCAGCTCGAGCGGGCCGACCTGGTGATTGGCGCCGTGCTGATCCCCGGGGCCAAGGCGCCGATGCTGGTCGAGGAGGAGGACCTCAAGCGGATGCAGCCGGGCAGTGTGATCTGCGACGTGGCGATCGACCAAGGGGGCTGCATCGCCACGAGCCGCCCCACCTCGCACGCCGAGCCGACCTACATCGTCGACGACGTGGTCCACTACTGCGTGACGAACATGCCGGGCGCCGTCGGCCGCACGAGCACGTTCGCGCTGTGCAACGTGACGCTGCCGTGGGTGATCCAGCTCGCCCAGCGTGGCGTGGAGGAGTCGATGCGCGACCTGAAGCCAATCGCCGAAGCGGCCAACACCCACGACGGTGCGGTCACCAACCGCGCGGTCGCGGAGACCTTCGGGCTGGAGTACGATGGGCGGTTCGAAGGGTGA